The genomic segment aagagatagAAACTTAAACACATAAACCCAGCTGAAACACCCCGAAATATTCAGCATTACGCACTAAACCCACATAAAAGTAAACAAAACTTGAACACAGCAAGGTTCTTAACATCACGTGCAATAGCAGACCTCGAAGAATTTGTCAGATAGATTAAGATCCGCGTATTCCCGAGCGACGAGTTCTGGGCTTCGGATTTCCTGTTTTTCTGCTATGGATAAAGGAGTAGACGCAGCCGTCACTGCCGCAGAAGCAGAAACAGTAAAGCTGTGGAACGTGGAGAAAGAAACCGTCGGCGGGGCAAAGGAAACTCCCAATGTTCTTTCAATTGAAAGGGCGTTGCTTGGCCGGAGAAACCTCGGAATGGCGGAATAAATGGAAGCCATCCGGCAACAGACTTGCAGGTGTTCACTTAAAAGACAAAACAATACTCTGTATAAAAAGTCGCAAAAATATGCTTAATTTTacaaacattttatatattggtatttgatttgttgtgtgtgtatatatatagataatctAATTAAAACTCGGATTAAATTAAACTAATATTTGTCGTGATTAATGCTGAGAAATGAAATTGCTTGGGCCTAGTTGCTGATTAATGTAACGTTTCACTTTCCTtcctataaaataattaattgttaTTCAGATAAGTAGTATAAATAAAACATGGATTTTCATGGAACAGTTCACCCTAACTTGTGGGGCACTGTCTTCATGAGAAGATCACAACTTCAATTTTAACCACACATATGTGGGGTccaccaatttttttaaaatcaatggCCCAGATCCTGTGGAGGCACTGCCCCACAGGTAGCATCGACACTACCGATTTTCATATTAATCATTGATCATCAAACATATTCGATCTATAATTGCGTTAGTCCGATAATTTATTTAGCGTTGTATTACTATGTCTAAGCTTAAAGATCCAAAAGACTACAGTGTAATAAATAGAATGGAAGATCATCAAACGTGTAGAACACAAGAAGTACATGCATCATCCAGATTTTGTCGGTCCTACTGTATTGATATAaaagtagatctcttgtgagacgatctcacgaatctttatatgtgagatgaATAAAccgtaccgatattcacaataaaaagtaatatacataaaaaataatatttttcatgaataactcaaataagatatctgtttcacaaaatatgacccgtaagatcgtctcacacaaatttttgacaTGGATACAAGGATTAATCCAAATGTTGCAAGGGActgtttgtatttttttaaaaaaattgcattaCATGAAAATAGATATATATGGCCCTTGGATTAAGCGGGGCGTTCATATTTGGAGACATAAGAGTTGCTCGATTTGGatttatttttttcagaaacataattttttttaaagtttattacAATATAAATTggcataaatttatttttctcgaattttttctcttcttatcaaaaaattttatttttaggtgtccaatataaattttatttataatttcttGGTATCTCCATAAATTCATTATTTCCAGATcgtttgataaatttttttccaatataatttttttccatgGGGGCAAAtataaaccaaaaaaaaaaacatttattattaCATAGAAGTGTAATTTGaccaatataaaaacatatttccTAACTCGGgttttttagtgaattaattgaaaaagaatagatgaatatttttcaacttctCACGTTCTTTGTAATTTTTTGTTGGTTATCTTTGTTTTCTTGTTAAAATAACAAGTGCCCCAAAGTTcaaatttatcaaaaattttattttcaaacaaCCATGCCACAAGAAAATATTGAATGAATTGTTTACAAACAATTTGATAGTATTTTTAGCTCTAAAACTCCAAGACATGTTGTTTTTTAGTAATCATTTTTACATGTTTGATCTTATTACTCAATTACAATACATGTATTTTAGTTATTGTGcattgtttattttttatattgtctttTTTAAGATAGTCatttaattcaaaaaaattGTTATGAACTTAAAAAACATGAATTCACGTTATGAtctatggttttttttttaaagttagaCCAAGACCTAAAAATTGTTAGGATCAGCACCTATATTAAGATAATGATTTAATTCGAAAAAAAGTTTTTACGAGTCtaaagaaaattatgaatgcacgttttaatttatgaattttttttaagagtaggtctcttgtgagacggtctcacgaatttttatctgtgagacgggtcaaccctaccgatattcacaataaaaattaatattttttttatgaatgacacaaataaaatatatatcacataaaagactcgtgagatcgtctctcacaaatttttactattttttaaagTCAGAGTGAagcctaaaaattattagatcAGGACTGAGCATTAGGGGAGTACGTTTCATTACCGATAGTTTAAAATGAATTTCGAAAATCagataaaatttaatgtaagataattataataattaatcaaataacagataaaatattatataattcaCAGTTTCAGAAATCAAACCACGTCACTGTATTATGTAGTCTAGAGAGAGAAAATGAAAGGAGGGAAAAAGAGAAGCAGCAGCGCTGACCCCGTACAATCCCCTTACCTACCCTCACCTCCCACCCCAAACGACGTCAGCGACGCGACTGAGGGGGTGGAGGAGAAAGAGGGTTTCCATAGTGGAGAGGGTAGCGAGAAATTCGAACATGCTGAAGAAGCTTTTGAAGAGAGACAAGGAGAAGATGAGGATTCGGGAGCTGAGATAGAGTACGAGCCGTCGGAAACCTTTTGTATTGCAGAGGTGGACACGGAGGAGGTTGAGGGCGACAGGGTGAAGCTTGCCGAGGGATACTATGAGATTGAGAGCGTACGCAGAAAGCGCGTTcgaaaggtgaaatttttggATATTACATTTAGATGTTATCgattattttgctgaaagttattGCGCTTGATTTTTGGTTTTCTGTGAATGTTGGGGCTGATGTGGAATGCGGCAAAATGAAGGGTCAAGTTCAGTATCTCATTAAATGGTGAGTAATTTTCAAGACGTACCTACATGTTGTGATAATGAGATTTTCATTTCGTCAAATTAATATAAGTGGGTgggtttttgtgtgtgtgtcaaTGACCTGTATATGATGTGTTGCTAATTGATATTCAATGTGTTATTGGGAAGGCGAGGCTGGTCGGAGGCAGCAAATACTTGGGAGCCTCTGGATAATTTGTTACAATGTTCAGATATTATTGATGCATATGAAGAAAGGTTTtcatcttcttcaattcttGCTGTATCTTGTACCATTTTGTGCTAATGAGCGCTTTGATAAGCTTGTAAACTAATTATTATAGTGCCATTTAAGCACATCATGATTGCTGATTTGCCATAtcagtttttatttatttcggaTTCTTTGTGGTTTTGTTGTATTTCAAGTTTGAAAACTGGAAAAAGTAGGCCAACACGCAAGAGGAAGCGCCAAACTGGCATTACTCATGCTCAGATTAAAAAAAAGCAGCATCTTCCGAAGCAGAAGTTGCCAAAGCAGCAGCAATCCCCTGCAGCTGCCACTTATGACGTGCCTTCTCATGTTGTCAGGATTACCGAGGACCCTATTTCCTTCCCCAGGCTGAATGACTTTAGCAGTATACATAATAGTGGAGAGACAGATGTAAGCGGTGGAAACAGCATTGAAGTGTCCAAGGGGATAAATGAGAATTTTGCGAGTACAGTTTCTGTTGAGAGGGAAGAAgaaaaggagctaaatgagtTGGATTTGAAGCTTTGTGAATTGAAGGGAGCAATGACGATCAGCATGGAAGATGCTAATAGGATCTCTATTACTCCTGAGGAAGGCCAACCGAAAAGGGGAGATATGCTGCCAAATGGATCGAGTAGAGCTGATGCTGTGGACATTTACCAATCAGGTCGTTGCACTGGGGCAAAAAAGAGGAAATCTGGTTCAGTCAAGAGGTTCAAGCAAGATCTAACATCATACTCCATGGATGGTGCACAGAACGCAATAACAACATGTGCTGCAATAGAACCTGTGGTGGTTCAACATTCAGATTTCCTGGGAAGTTATACAAATTGCCAGAATAAGTATTCTGATTCCAAAACAACGTGCTCCATCTCTCAGATTCTCAAACCCATAAGCTACAAAGCTTCCATATCAAACAACGTCCAAGAAGTCTTGGTAGCTTTTGAGGCAACTAGGTATGTGATcgaaattataattttcttaGTTCATCTTTATCTGACGAATATATGAAACGTTGATAATTGAAGCTCCCATGGAAGTGTGTGTTTTAAAAGAGGATGCTTCCAAATTGGAAGAATAAGATTGTCAGATAGCAATTTAGTTGTCGTTAGACCTTTGAAGTGTGTTgaactatttctttgatccgCAATTGTTTTTATTTGTCTGCAAGTCCCTCGAAAACTGTCTGATTTGTCCATATCAGAATTAATTATGCCCTAGAATCGTGGTTTTGTAAAGTATTGCATGCATTGTTTGGCCCCTGGCCGTCTTTTATTTCCACTAGTGCATGCTTtgacaacaaattttttttgaacACGAAGCTGGCGTAATTGACATAAATTAGGTCATTTCTATGCTAAATCGATGGTTTCAGTAGGATAATTTCATATAAATCAATCATGTAGGTCGAAATGATCTTTTGCGGGGTCTAGCATGGGAAATTCCCCATAAATTATGGGAAGATGTCGTAGCACTCAATTTTGTGAGCTTCTGAGTGAATGACCTGAAAAGGAAGTCATCAGAGAAGAATCTGACCCGGGTTTGGTAGGAAAACAGGCTATGTTCTTGACACAAAATATTAAGAACTTGTACCTTATCGGCTTTTGATGGGGTTTGCACCTGGAATAATAATGCGACTTTAGAGACATTTTTCTCCTAGGTATAGTTTACTTCCTGGACTCTTACCACTGCTCTTAAATCTTGATGGTTAGAACCTAAAGGAGTGGAGTTTATAGTACGTTGTAAGTTACGTTAATCATTTCAGCAACACCCCTGAATGGATATTTCTCTGAAAGTTTTTTGCTCCGTTGTCTTATGGTTTCCTCTATGCTAAATTACAGATACATTGATTTACATATCAAACTAAAGAATAAAACAGTATTCTGAAATATCAAGACAAAttcttcaaaaagaaaaaaatcaagaCAAACGAATTGGTCGAGGCATCAAAAAGTTTCAGTACATGACATTTGTCACAATTTTTGAAATActatttaaagaaaatattgacaCAAGCTGTTGACATAACGAAGTGATGTTTAACTAAAGCGTGGAAAAGTGATTTAGTGAAATGATGGTTTGGAAAAGGTGGAGAGAATTAaatctataattttttaataattgagTTTAAACAGCATATTTGATTTTTCGAACGACAAATTGACGGAAGGGTGGAAAAATTATAATAGATTGGAAAATTTCATCCCAAAACTTGAGCTGGACTTTGAAATAAGAAAGCCTGACCAAATCAAGTCAAGCAGGCGAAACTGAACCTTAAATTCTGTAACTTCGCTTCGGGTGCTTTCTGATGTTCTTATTACAATTTATGCAGTTCTGAACATATTGAGTCTTCGATTAATGTCTACTCATAATTATTTTGCTTGTCTATGATCCACGATTGCCATGCTGCATGAAGGTCCGATGGATCTAAAGTAACTGTGGataacaaatttttgaaagctAACAATCCCCTCTTGGTAAGCTTCATAATCTTATCAGTTGTTTACTTTGTGTTCTTGGACCATGAAAATTGTGTTTCATTCTAACCAAGATCTCAAGTCCGCCCCTTTGTGACCAGTGGCGGGCCAGGAAAATTGGGTCATCTGAACTAGGATTTTAAACTCTGAATCTTTTAATGTTTAAAATTGAGCTACCCGAGTTAATATCAAATTAGTCCAAATTTATCCACAATTAATACataaccaattttttttaaaaaattgggcCACCCAGGCAATGTTGCTCCTCCACAGTTTGTGACCTGAATCATCAATGCTAATGCGGGAATCTTCACTTACAGACTTTGaatcattcaatcatataacTTGCATTGTTTTCTCTTCTGCAGCTGATAGACTTTTATGAGAAACATTTGAGGTATAGTCCAACAAGATGAGATCTGGTAAACCAGTTAAAGCGCAGCGACAGTAGGGTCTTTTCTTATTCCtttatgtatattatatatTGTTGTAACTTTTTGTATCAAAGGCCTAATGCAGGCCATGCAAACACAGTATCCATTGGCAGTGTGGTAGATAGTGTTAAGCTCGAATATATAACAGCACTGATATGCTTTATTGCATCAACTTACCCCTTCATGCAGTTGAAAATATGGTCGAAgtgatttattttcattttccaTTTTAATTCTTCGCTCCTTTTATTCTTCCCTGTtattttttgggttttttttcACTGTGGCATATTTGGTGATGGTATGATATTTTGAGGGGTTGGGGGTTTTTGTTTTAACATGGATGGAAACCATCTTACTAATCAAAAtgaaatattcaaaaaatatatatttttgagtaAAAAGTTTATAGGTACGATTTATGCAATTTGTTTGGTTTATTTGAttttacaaaagaaaaaaaaaatcaaatcaaatcgaAATAATCTAACAAAATGATATTTAAAGACTGAAATTAAGTTGTCGAAACGAGTGAATTAATGTAGTTTGGTAGATTACttccttaaataaaaaatgtgtGCACTTCGATTTTTATCTCATCCATTAAATAATGtccttaaattttaaaaatactccAAAAACAATTGAAATTGGTAAATGATGCTTCAGCTTCTTGCCTGGCATTATATTTAaagccaaaaaaatatttttgaaaaaataaagacATTCGTCGCCAATTCATTTCCTCGAAAAATGCTTTTATGTATCTTCCCGAAATACCCAAATCAATTccaaatattcctaaattttttTGTCTAATTCATTTATTGTATTTATCATTGGGCAGTTTTAATATTTGAATTGGTTATGCAAGTTAATATTGTCTAAATTGTGCTGTAAAAGAGCACAAGTTTATTTTTCTCGACTGAGATTTATAAGATCTCGAAACTTAAAGCAGTGAAATATCACGCACAACTCCTCAGATTTCATCTCCAGAGAAGAGAAGaaacatacatttattcaacacGAACTAGCATAACGAAAAACAGGGAACATTTAAAGATTCAAGCTTGTAATACTCTTTATCTTCCTTCATGAATCCAGCACATAAAATTTAACCAATCCTGCAAAAAaagaagatatatatatatatatatatatatatatatataatcttacTTTATTAGTTGTTTCAAGAAATCTAGAAAAGATTTGCATAGAGGAGTCGAATGGAAAACATGGAAGGTCATTCATTACTTGGAGCAATCAACATTGGGCGAAACAGCAAATGGCAACGAAATCCCGCAATTCCCTGGAAGGGATTTAGCAAGCTCGGGTTTCAGGTTAATGTTCTTGGAGGCATTCTTAAGACAAGTACAAGCAGTCTGCTTATCTGCCGAGGTTGTGGCAGTTGAAGCAAGATTCGACACACCAGCACAGCAAGGGGCCGGTGGCAGTCCGCTGCCACTCTTCAAGTAGTTGATACAGGGCTGGATGTCCTTTATCACGTCGCTGCACGAAATTGTAGCTTCGGAAGATGGAAGTAGAATATACAACAAGATCAAGAAAGCTGCGGCTATGGAAGGAACTATCTGTATCGAAGATGGTGCCATAGTTAATGCGAGGAGTTCTGAAAAATGAGGTGCCAAAATCAGCTGCTTTATAGGCAAAGATCTGGTGATTTCgtgaaaaaaaattgtttagtTATGTGATTGAGTGCAAGAAAGTGTGTTAATGATCCGAAAGTCAGAGTATATAGAGCACTTCAGGACACGAGAAATGGTTATTGTTTTCAAGTTAATGCAGCTGTGCTGCATAACTTGCAGAATTAAACATAAACCTACTCCATGCATGTTCCTTAAAATATTCATTGTTTGATAAAAGGAAGAAAAACAGATATGGGAATCAATTAGTTGTTTCACGCACATATTTTATCAAAGAAACTACATCATCGAGCTACACACAAATCTACAAAAATCGGCTTCTTAAGAATATGGAGATTTATCTATTCTATCATACAAATGTCGCTTGAATTGTTGACTTGAGTTTCACTCGACAAACACGTTTCTTGCCGGCTTTAACAAAGTAGAACATGGTGTTTGTTAATATTGTAGCATTGGGACGATTACCACAACACTAGTACTGTGGAAGTAACTTAGAAAAGGTCACCGATTTGGGTTCCTTCGTGTGAATTTTTATGGCTAACATTGTGCTAGAACATTCACCCACTGTTGATGGCAAAGTTTGGCTACAGCTCGACCACGACCGAGCTTTGGTTTCATTTCTAGATCAAACCCCagcacaaatatttttttttattgtttactCGTTAAATCCCTGGAACTCAAGTCGtggtattatttttttaaaatattaatatcttctatttatttttacttAAATCTTAGAAAGACGGAACCGGATTTTAATCTTTATATTTTCCAACCTCAAACTCAACTATGCTCCAAAAACATCGATATTTCCGAGGCTAAGCTTGAATAACTTGGTATATGTCTAATCAAAATTCACTGATATTTTTTCGTTGCATAAGAGCTCGGATTTATTCAATTCGATGCATATCGGCTGGACTGCACATCTTCGACGGGCTTTTTTCAGAGGGGATGCTTAGAGTAATTGTCTTGCGAAATTAGCCAATTTATGTACTTTACAATAATAATAAGAGAAACCTTTACATCCTAGACAACTAATCATATGCATGCTTGCAAACGATAACCTGAAAAGATTAGCATCAGTAAAATCAAATTTCAACGTTCTTGATACAAATATCTCAATTACACCAAATCCTCATATTCAAACCAGACAAGTACTGAGAACAATGGTCAGATAAATAAAGAAAACTAAATTCTTGAAGAGTATCTACATCGGATGAACAGTGTTACACATGCCTGGATTCTTGATACACCATAGTGGCTGGATTGGTTCCGCACCAATTCCCCGGGTCACCATCCTGTATCTCCACTCATTCAACCTATCCGTAGCCTCCACAGATCTTTTGTTTCCTGTCTCATCTCGGTTCCCCGACCATAAAGCTTCAGCCATCGCCGAAGCTCGAGGCCAAATCCGTGGATCCATAACGGTCGGATCTGCTTGCTCTGACCATAATGCCACTTCCCCTCCTATTACCAGCTTTGACTCCGCCTCAGTCAATCCGTAAGTTATATCATAGTTGTATATGGTTTGCCATGTTTTAAACGGTCCACACCATGATCCGCCTTTACCTTGATCAGTACCAGGCGGCAGATCATACTGACTATTGTTCCCCAAAAAGTCTCCATGCCCACAATCCAAGTAATAAAAATCTGAAGATGAAACAATAGCACGATAACCAGAATCGACGATTCTTTTTGTGTTGTTTGGTCCATTATTCCACGATTGTAGAATAATGTTTTCGGGTGGAAGCAAAGAAGGGTTCACTTTTACATTAGCGTCCAATAAAACATCCTCCCAATAGACCACTGTTCGATTCAGAGCAATGATGTAGGGTAAAGTGGAATTAACAAACATTTCAAGAATCTGACTCAAGGTTCCATTTTTAGCAAGGAAAGACTGCACTAAAGGATCGATTTTCCAGCAGTTCGGAGTGATTTCATCGGCTCCTGCATGATAAAGTTGATCGGGAAACATCGCAACAACATCATGAACAACATTCTTGACAACTTCATATGTCCTAGGATTCAAGGGATTCAGTTGACCAGTTCCTGGCTCAGCTGCGAAACGATCATCCCAACCAGCTTCAGCAGGCCACCAGAACTTGTTTGCACAAGCAACGATTTCAGGGTAGGCTTCAGCCCAAGATCCCGTGTGTGCTGCAAAAGTGCAAATCCAAACAATTAAACGGTTGCAACACTTGGCAGAATCCTACAAATTTAATGTGACGAATAAACCTATGCTTAATGAGCCTGatgaaacataaatatacacTTCGAAGATCGGatattacaaataaatattaatgtACTAAACGGATGATTCTATTCATTTGGCAGTGGATAATGTGTTTTAAGGGGGAAAGGTAaaacttttgatttttttttaaatagagAAATTAGTTTGAGACAAAGGTTCTTTTCTTACCAGGCATATCGATTTCCGGCACAACTCGAACTCCATAATTCATACCATACTCCACCACAGTCTTCACATCCGCCGCCGTGTACATCATCTCCTCGCCATACGCACCTTTCACCGCCAGCTCCGGCTCCGACGGCACCACGATCGGGAACGAGTGCGAGTCCGTGATATGCCAATGGAATACATTTAACTTATTCATACTCAAAGCCCGAATCAGCCTCAGCAAATCCTCCACACCATAGTAGTTCCTCGACGTGTCGAGCATCACTCCCCTGTGCACGAACAGCGGCGCGTCGGAAATGTACAGCCCACAAGCAACCCTCGAAGGATTCGAGAACACGAGCTGGGAGAACGACTCCAGTCCACGCATTGCCCCCCATGCTGTTCCCGCCTTCAGCACGGCGTCGTCTCCTGTTGACGGGATGGTGAGTGTGTAAGACTCGTTGACGCCGTGGGTCAAGGTGGCGGAAGGGTCAGAAATCGCGACGACGAGGGCCTTCAGCGGCGGCGACGAAGTGAAGTTGAGTAGTGGGGTGACGAGAGGGCGGTGGTGCTCCGTCAAGACCTGGCGGAGGTAGCGCTGGACGGCGGGGCCGAGGTAGCGGTGGGCGGGCGCGGAGATAGTGAAATCGGAAGAGAGTAAGATAGCCTGCGGTTGGGTCCACTGGAATGTGGTGGGCTTGGGCCAGACGTCGAGTGGATAATTTCCAACGGCTGATATTTGAGGAAGAGTCAATATTGACGCACATATCAAGAAGGAGAAGATTGTGTGAGCCATTATTATTTGGTTAATTGATTTTGGATCTCAAACCACTAGTGcttgcttatatatatataattttttttaaaaaaaaaaattcatttgtaGACTAGTTTTTtagtttatttatgattttattattatttaatgttaaaaaatttaattgtatttttttatccTCTTGggtatatgatatatttatataaagaGCATTTCAAAAGTActataggaattgatttgggatttggaacaaaaataacatttttttatgGAACAGAACGAGTTGAATAtctatctcataaaattgaccTATGAGATGACTTCATGCGTAAAACACCGGCAAGTTAAAAACAGCGTAGCTTTAAAATCAAGGGGTGAATTTGAACACGACATAGCAAGAGTTTACAACTTACTCCTCCTTTGTTTGCTTGTGATTTGGAGTCTATGggactatttttattttctaattaTATCCCAAACACCAACAACTTTATGTCTTTACAATGAGAAAGAATccattgattttcttttcattattttgaaatataatcTAAATTTGCTCGCAAATTACTTATATAAGTTTTCTAAAATTTCCTAATTAAATATTTGGCCGGCAGCAGGCGCTATCTTGGGTAGATGATTGTTTTAAGCtcctaaaaatcataatataaatatatacaagTGGATCTCTAGTTAGACTATGTCACGGATATTTTTTTGTGATACATATCAATCTGATTCATATTTAAAGTGAAAAGAAAtacttttatcataaaaattaatattttttcatgaatcgaATCATCTTGaaaatttgtctcacaaaattaataCGTGACCGTCTTAAGTTAATTTTTGTGAATATATATGACTCAGGGAACATCAGATTCTTGACACGAGGTGTTGCCAATTGTGTTCTTTAACGATGATTTCGGcttgtaattaattataatattatttttagaagTCTTTCCAATGGAACTTTTGTATCTTATAACAGAGAACGAATCTGTTACTtatcattaattaataaatatgattttagtCCAACGTGAGATTTGGCACACTTTGACTCACAAGGCCTGCCCTGCTTTTGTTTCCCTAGGTGCAGGGTGTGCAATCGGTCTATTCGGTTACCAATCGAACCGAATAAACCTATAACTGATTTAAccgattttatttttgaataacCGAACCGATCGAAATATTCATAGAAACCAAATTAATCGAACCGATTTTCAAATCGGCTTTTTCGATTATCGACCGAGATAAccgatattttttaaaaaatatgaattttaacACACAAAAAAGGAAAGAAATGGAGAGCTCATAAATAACAAGAAACATTGaacaaaaaatatcaataataaaaaaaatatcgaaGATAAAATCATTGGATGAATGTGTTTCCTTCTAATGTATAAAAAGTTGGGCTTCATTATAATGTATTTTTAATGCTCATatacaatttaaattaatatatatactaaatcggttaattcggtttaaccgaatttttcaaattgaaaCCGAAACCGAACCTAGTTAACCGAATTAatcgattttttaaaatttcaaaaccgAATTTCCGAATTAACCGAACGGTTCGGTCAGTTAATTCGGTTTAACCAAAATTTTACACACCCCTACATAGGTGGCTTATCGAATATCAAATATGTTGCGAACATATTTTTTGTATGAATAATATGATCCGATTAGTTAAATTGGAACTTGGTAATTATTGAATCACTAGTATAAAAATATAACCCAAGATTAAGTTTCACAAATTAAATGATTCCGCtaaattgattaaattaatatatacaagCTATGATTAAAGAATAATAactatttttgttttttgacaacataataataattaatacccAAATTCAAGACATGTCAATCGAACCGGTTTATGAGCCGGGCCAGAACTACCTAAGTCCGGCCCAGTAAAATGAATGGGCTGGTCAACCGAGGCCTGGTTCTAGTATATATAGTCATGTACCTGCTAACGTCAGCCCAGCCCGTTTGTGAATAAGAAAAGAAGAATTGTGTGTGGACGTATAAATCGCATCACGACTCCAAAAAGTCGTCGAAATAATAAATGTAACATTAACTTGAAAAGGTGACGTAACTGCCACGTTGATGTTAATTTCTACCAATGATCATCCACAAAATGGCATATATTGACAAGGCAGACAAAAACTCCGCCAATTTAAATTGAGAGTTAAAAAATTCGTAACAAAAATTAAAGTTGAACATCAAAGTTTGACGTGAAAGAAAAGTTGTACTGATACGTGAAGACTGTAAGGAGAAAAACGTGCTTTCAAAAAAAATACTCAGACTTGCACGAAATGTAAATCTTGATTGGCCATTGGTTTTTGTCTCTTCCTACAAGAATATACCTAATTCTTTACTTCATGCTTTGGCTTATTCAAACAATATATATTGTTCATATAGCAAGCAAATATACTTAGCCATTTCAATCATGGGGAATCGACTAAATGCTTCGTCTAAGATttccaatcttttcaagaaaaagaagaagccTCTTCCTATCGAAACCTTGTTCCAGCTTCCTTCTCAGCTACCCTCCTGGCCTCCAGGTGATCATTCCACTCCTCAACTCAAAATATAATGTTAACTAGCGTTGGATTAACTCTTTCGTGTTTTACTACGGTTTAGGTGGAGATTT from the Primulina tabacum isolate GXHZ01 chromosome 8, ASM2559414v2, whole genome shotgun sequence genome contains:
- the LOC142553155 gene encoding chromo domain protein LHP1-like translates to MKGGKKRSSSADPVQSPYLPSPPTPNDVSDATEGVEEKEGFHSGEGSEKFEHAEEAFEERQGEDEDSGAEIEYEPSETFCIAEVDTEEVEGDRVKLAEGYYEIESVRRKRVRKGQVQYLIKWRGWSEAANTWEPLDNLLQCSDIIDAYEESLKTGKSRPTRKRKRQTGITHAQIKKKQHLPKQKLPKQQQSPAAATYDVPSHVVRITEDPISFPRLNDFSSIHNSGETDVSGGNSIEVSKGINENFASTVSVEREEEKELNELDLKLCELKGAMTISMEDANRISITPEEGQPKRGDMLPNGSSRADAVDIYQSGRCTGAKKRKSGSVKRFKQDLTSYSMDGAQNAITTCAAIEPVVVQHSDFLGSYTNCQNKYSDSKTTCSISQILKPISYKASISNNVQEVLVAFEATRSDGSKVTVDNKFLKANNPLLLIDFYEKHLRYSPTR
- the LOC142553158 gene encoding non-specific lipid-transfer protein 8; its protein translation is MAPSSIQIVPSIAAAFLILLYILLPSSEATISCSDVIKDIQPCINYLKSGSGLPPAPCCAGVSNLASTATTSADKQTACTCLKNASKNINLKPELAKSLPGNCGISLPFAVSPNVDCSKIG
- the LOC142553156 gene encoding beta-hexosaminidase 2 produces the protein MAHTIFSFLICASILTLPQISAVGNYPLDVWPKPTTFQWTQPQAILLSSDFTISAPAHRYLGPAVQRYLRQVLTEHHRPLVTPLLNFTSSPPLKALVVAISDPSATLTHGVNESYTLTIPSTGDDAVLKAGTAWGAMRGLESFSQLVFSNPSRVACGLYISDAPLFVHRGVMLDTSRNYYGVEDLLRLIRALSMNKLNVFHWHITDSHSFPIVVPSEPELAVKGAYGEEMMYTAADVKTVVEYGMNYGVRVVPEIDMPAHTGSWAEAYPEIVACANKFWWPAEAGWDDRFAAEPGTGQLNPLNPRTYEVVKNVVHDVVAMFPDQLYHAGADEITPNCWKIDPLVQSFLAKNGTLSQILEMFVNSTLPYIIALNRTVVYWEDVLLDANVKVNPSLLPPENIILQSWNNGPNNTKRIVDSGYRAIVSSSDFYYLDCGHGDFLGNNSQYDLPPGTDQGKGGSWCGPFKTWQTIYNYDITYGLTEAESKLVIGGEVALWSEQADPTVMDPRIWPRASAMAEALWSGNRDETGNKRSVEATDRLNEWRYRMVTRGIGAEPIQPLWCIKNPGMCNTVHPM